Sequence from the Bacillus tuaregi genome:
AAGAAAAAGCATGACATTCAACTATTGAATAATACATGCTTTTTCTAATAAGACAAGTTTAATTTTTCATATAAATAATATACTTCATATCAAAGACTTTATCAGTTATACCAATTCGTTATGCTGGAGTATCTTTTTTATCCTCCTTGCCTAACGGAAGAAAGAAATTGTAATACATTCTTAGAATAGTTAAAGCGTACTGTGCATACTTTGAAGGGACATAGGTGGAAACATTGGGACGGTTCTACACCAGTGAAAAAGTCTGTTTCTAGAAAAATGAGACTTCGTTACCTACAATTTGTAGAATAAATGCTTCTTACATTTGCTATATCTAGTGAAAAAACGGACTATTTGTTTTTGCATATATTGAATTAGGTTTGCAATTTCTATTGAAAAAGTTTATTATCGAAAACTCCAATTCTGTTATGAGATAAAATTTAATGAATCATAGAAATCCCCAAATTTGATACAATGATATTGACTCCAATAAAAAGGAATGAATGTAATGAAGAAAGCTGACAAGCCATCCTCCTAAATTTGCTTTAGATAATAATTTAGGAGGCCTATGTAATGAACTTTAATAAAATTGATTTAGACAATTGGAAGAGAAAAGAGATATTTAATCATTATTTGAACCAACAAACAACTTTTAGCATATCCACAGAAATTGATATTAGTGGCTTATACCGAAACATGAAACAAAAAGGATATAAATTTTATCCAACCTTTATTTATTTAGTGACAAGCGTCGTAAACTCAAATACCGCTTTTAGAACTGGTTACAATCGTGAGGGAGATTTAGGATATTGGGATAAGCTAGATCCACTGTATACGATTTTTGATAGTGAATCTGAAACATTCTCTGGTATTTGGACTACAATAAAGAATGACTTCAAAGCGTTTTATGATTTATACCTATCTGATGTAGAGAAATATAGTGGTTCAGGAAAATTGTTTCCCAAAACACCTATCCCTGAAAATACTGTTTCTATTTCTATTATTCCGTGGACTTCTTTTACTGGTTTTAACTTAAATATCAATAATAACAGTAACTACCTTCTGCCAATTATTACTGCAGGAAAATTCATTAACAAAGGTGATTCAATTTATTTACCGCTATCTTTACAAGTCCATCATTCTGTTTGTGACGGTTATCATGCAGGAATATTTATGAATTCAATTCAGGAGTTAGCAGATAGTCCTGATACTTGGCTTTTATAACTCTAGAAAAGACCGACTGTACTAAAAAGTGTCCTTTACAAAGGGTACACTTTACGATGGCAGTCGGTTTTTTAATGTCAATAACCTATACCTCTACTTAAAGAATAAAGTACTCCTTTTGTTCCAATAATGCCTCCTATGTTTTAAAAACTGGTATTGTTATCATTAATCAAAAAATACACTTTGATATTCAACAATCCTGCAGAATACTCCAAAGCATTTTCACTTAGTTCGATTACTATAATAGCCTATCCTTTAGGGATTATGTTGTCACTTATGATTTGTGCCAAAATACCCTCAGAGCCTAATGGCACAATTACTGAAACAATCTGGACCTTCCACTCACTGCCTCGTTTTATAAAAACTTTATTATTCATATTGACTCTCACGTTACGGGATACTTTATAGTAACTAGTGAAGGGAGCAGATTAAGATGAAAGTGAAGGAAGTTGCTGATTTAGTGGGAATTAGTGTGCGCACACTCCACCATTATGATGAAATTGGATTATTAATCCCAGAGGAAATCACTGAAGCCGGTTATCGTGTATATTCCGACGAGAATCTCGAAACCCTACAGCAAATCTTATTTTTTAAAGAGCTCGGCTTCCCTTTAAAGAAGATCAAAGAGATCATTGATAGTCCATCATTTGACCGGCAGGAAGCGCTGATCATGCAGCATAATATGCTTCTAGAAAAAAAGAAACGGCTCGAAAAAATGATCGGGACTATTGAAAAGACCATTCAACATTCGAAAGGAGAAATACAAATGTCAAATCAAGAAAAATTCGAAGGCTTTGACTTTAGCCATAACCCATATGAACAAGAAGCAAGAGAAATGTGGGGCGACAAAGCCGTTGATGAAGCAAATGAAAAGGCGAAAAACATGACTGCCTTCGATCAAGAGAGATTCAACGAAATTTATCATAACCTCGCCGCCATTCGCCATCTATCACCTGATTCCAAAGAGGCTCAGGAAGGAATTAATGAGTGGTATCAGTTCTTAAACAAAATGGGGAACTACTCTCTTGAGGCGTTCAAAGGATTAGGTCAAATGTACGTAGACGATGAGCGCTTCACCAAGAACATTGACCAATTTGGTGAAGGCTTAGCCAAATTCATGCGTGATGCTATGGCAGTATATGCAGACAAGAATAAAAAATAATGTTTATTCATTAGAGGTTATGGCTTTTGGCCATAACCTTTTAAACTTACCTTTTAAACTTACCTTTTCAGCAATCT
This genomic interval carries:
- a CDS encoding MerR family transcriptional regulator, with protein sequence MKMKVKEVADLVGISVRTLHHYDEIGLLIPEEITEAGYRVYSDENLETLQQILFFKELGFPLKKIKEIIDSPSFDRQEALIMQHNMLLEKKKRLEKMIGTIEKTIQHSKGEIQMSNQEKFEGFDFSHNPYEQEAREMWGDKAVDEANEKAKNMTAFDQERFNEIYHNLAAIRHLSPDSKEAQEGINEWYQFLNKMGNYSLEAFKGLGQMYVDDERFTKNIDQFGEGLAKFMRDAMAVYADKNKK